CGAAACCGGGCACCTCGACGGATTTCTCTACCTGGACCGTCTCATCGGCCGGCATGCACGCGCCGCCAAGCGGGCGGTCAAATCCCACGGCTGGGGCGTTCCCGGGCTGTCGTGGATGCCGGGCGAGGTAGCCGACCCGTTCGGCCACTGATGGTCTCGTGGCCGGACCTCGGGACACGGGTGACCGTCCGCTATCGTCGGCCGGCCGGTTCGGTCCCGCCGCTGACCGACGCGGTCGGCCAGCTGCTCGCGCTCGACCCGATGGTGCGGGTGCGGACGAAGACCGGAACGGTAGTCCAATTCGCCGCCGCCGACGTGGTGGCAGTGCGGGCACTCACCGACGCGCCGGTGCGCACCTCCCAGATCCGGGCGCTCGAGCGCGCCGCGGCCGCCGGCTGGCCCGGCATCGAACAGGCCTGGCTGGACGGCTGGCTACTGCGGGCCGGACACGGCGCCACATTCGCCGCCAATTCAGCGGTGCCGCTAGACATTTCGGCTCACGCCGGTGCGATCCCCGCGATCGTCGCCTGGTACGCGCACCGCGACCTGACGCCGCGGCTGGCCATCCCCGACCGTCTGTTGCCGCTGCCGGCCGGGCTGACGAGCGAACACACGGAACGAGTCCTGGTGCGCGACGTCCGCGACCTTTCTGCCCACGAACCCGACCCGTCGATCACCCTGTCGGCCCGCCCCGACGACACCTGGCTGCAGCTCTACCAGCGCGAGATACCGGTCGATGTCCTTACCGCGGTCCTCGACGGCGAGCTGGCGTTCGGCGCCTACCCGGGCGTTGCGGCCGCACGCGCGGCGGTGACCGGCGCACCGGACGGCACCCGTTGGGTGGGCCTGTC
This is a stretch of genomic DNA from Mycobacterium lacus. It encodes these proteins:
- a CDS encoding N-acetylglutamate synthase, CG3035 family, whose amino-acid sequence is MVSWPDLGTRVTVRYRRPAGSVPPLTDAVGQLLALDPMVRVRTKTGTVVQFAAADVVAVRALTDAPVRTSQIRALERAAAAGWPGIEQAWLDGWLLRAGHGATFAANSAVPLDISAHAGAIPAIVAWYAHRDLTPRLAIPDRLLPLPAGLTSEHTERVLVRDVRDLSAHEPDPSITLSARPDDTWLQLYQREIPVDVLTAVLDGELAFGAYPGVAAARAAVTGAPDGTRWVGLSEIRGADADHGRLYEALLAWGASRGATRGYLRVSDTEANTAAESLGFRLHHRSRYVRPPDNWR